Within Vigna unguiculata cultivar IT97K-499-35 chromosome 2, ASM411807v1, whole genome shotgun sequence, the genomic segment AGAGTCTGAGGTCTGAAGaaggtaattttattttattttctgaataatttagtaatttagttatattaataatttaatatgctGAGTTTAATTTTGCGTTTCAATTTAATGCTCTCACCAATCACAAATGGACAATTTATGTTTATCATCGTTTTTGGCTTCTGCTTTCATCCTAGTACACTCTGTTCAAACTTTCTCCTTCTAATTCTAAGGTGTCCtcttttattgtgtttttttatttacataaatttaaattcaaaaaattaatataattattattatatttaaataaataatttatttgtataaattaaacttataaatggtgtaatatatatatatatatatataatatttaaatgataaatttgataatatgagaaatattaaataattaattatttttatttttaattagtaataaatcatattattttaatattactttttatgttgaagtaataaattatagaaactggttaaattataatttttattttattaatatacttattaaactattaattaatatattgttttattttaatattatttaaatatagttatttaaaatttctgattaatataatttatgaaatattaattaatattatatatatatatatatattatgtgaatgtaaatataattatttaaatattaattaatatatattatttatataaaaatttaggagcctaagaataaattatattaacataCGAGCTTGTTTTGTAAACAGTTACAtgaatttgtcaaaaaaaaaaatgtgctaatgtttaaataaatataggataataatatttttatccattttCAACCTACATTCCAATTActcttcaattatttattttgaaaaattttatctAAGTGATATGAtgtgataatttaaaaataattgagataataaattaaaaatgagtcaaaatatcattatccttaaatataattattgattttttttctaattaatatattatttatgtttataaattatctaaatataattatttaaaatttctgattaatattttatttatatttatacattaattaaatataattatttaaaatttctgatcaatatattatttggatttatatactttttaaatctaattatttgaaatttctgattaatatggttatttaaatattatttaatatattatttatcttattatattatttaaatattaatattatttagataTAACTTAGGAACCtgagaataaattatattaacttaCAATATTGTTTTGTAAACAGTTACATGAATTTGTCAAACAAAAAGTGTgcttgtttttaaatttaattatttaaaatttcttactaatacattattcatattaatacattatttaaatataattatctaaaatttctaattaatatatTGCTTATATTTACATACTATTTAAATACAGTTATTCGAAACTGCTgattaatatagttatttaaatattaattaatatattatttatacataatttaggAACCTGAGACTAAATTGTTTGGTAAAGTTGCATGAATTTGTAAAAAAAGTGTGCAAATGTTTGGATATAATTATTGACTTTTTctgattaatatattatttttatttatacactatttcaatacaattatttaaaatttatatttaatatcttatttatatttatattatttaaatatagttaTTCAAAATTTCTGATTAgtatagttatttaaatattaattaatatattatttaaatgtttttattaatatagttatttaaatattaattaatttattgtcaaaaaaaaagtgtgcctagtgttttttctttctttcctctaACATTCTTGATCCAATTTAGtttcatatttgtatttattttgtgaaatattttttattttttatattcagataaattaataatttttattagcttaatttatttttatttttatattcattttatatttaagtaattttttataatcaatttgttttgttataGGAAATTAAGATGAATGCACTTAATCATGTCACCGAACAAGAAGATGAAACAAAACCTCTATGGAGATATGTTTCAAAGTTAAGAAAAATTCCTGGTGGTGGAAATAATATGATTAAGTGCAGTCTTTGTAATTTTTCATTCAATGGATCTTATACTCGAGTAAGAGCTCATTTACTAAAAATTACAGGAGGAGGAGTTAGAATTTGTCCAAATGTGACCGCTTCAAGACTTGTCGAGTTTAAAAGATTAGACCGTGAAGCAACATTGAAAATAGAAGACTCAAAGATGAAAAAGGTCCTCCTACCACCTAATGAAGGAAAACATACAAATAGTGATTTTATTAACCCAAAACTCAAAAGTCCTTTAGAAACTTCTTTCAATCTTGGAGTTAGAGATActcttgattgtgaaattgcaaaaatgttttATTCTTCAGGATTACCATTTCATCTAGCGAGAAATCCTTATTATAAGAGTGCATTTTCTTACGCTGTCAATACTTCTAATCTTGGTGGATATGTACCACCAACATATGATGAATTGAGTGGTCCTTTACTCTTGAAAGAAAGAAGTCACGTAGAAAATCTCTTGCAACCTATAAGAGACTCTTGGAAACATAAAGGTGTGACAATTGTTAGTGATGGGTGGAGTGATTCTCAAAGatcacttataaattttatggctATCACCGAGAGTGGACCAATGTTTCTAAAGACAATAGATGGATATGGTAAGATAAAGGACAAGGATTTTATTGCTAAACACATTAGAGATGCAATCATAGAGGTTGGACAAAAAATGTGGTACAAATTATAACTGATAATGAAACAATATGTAAAGAAGCGGGTTTGCTCATAGAATTAGAATTTCCTTCAATCTACTGGACTCCTTGTGTAGTTGACACCTTGAATCTtgcattgaaaaatatttgtgcggcagataatatttatacttataaaGAATGTTTTTGGATAACACAAATGGTTGATgatgttatatttattaaaaactttattgtgGGGCATTCTATGAGATTGTCAATGTTCAATACCTTCACGTCATTGAAAGGACTTTCTATTGCTCCAACAAAATTTGCTTCGACCATTGTCATGCTCAAAAGGTTTAGAAGTTTGAAAGAAGGACTCCAAGAGATGATTCTCAGTGATGAATGGTCTTCTTACAAAGAAGATAATGTGGATAGTgcacaatttgtgaaaaaaacttTATTGAAGGATAATTGGTGGATGAAGGTTGattatatacttatttttactGCCCTTATTTATGATGTTCTTATAAAAACAGATACGGATATGGCCACTCTTCACTTAATATATGAAATGTGGGATTCAATGATTGAAAATGTGAGAAAGATCATATACCAACATGAGAGAAAGACAAAAGTTGAACATTCATCCTTCTTCGAGGCACTAAAATCAATATTAGTTGATCATTGGACTAAGGGTAGCACATCTCTTCATTGTCTTGCTCATTCTCTAAATCCAAGGtaattatattgttaaattactttatgattatattttgttgtatatgtcttatttataatatcataaatttataatattttgttaatttatgtttatgtatCTTTAATATTGTAGATATTATAGTCATGAATGGTTAAATGAAGATTCACAAAGACGTGCCCCACATCAAGATGTGGAACTTACTCAAGAAAGGAACAAATGTTTTAAGAGGTACTTTGATGATGTGGATGTAAGGAGACAAGTAGATATAGAGTTTGCAAATTTTTCAGAAGGAATGAAAGATTTTGCGGATGAAGACTCTTTAAGGGATAGAGATAAAATGGATGCAAAATCATGGTGGATTGTTCATGGAGTTTATGCACCAACACTTCAAAAGATAGCTCTTAAGCTACTTGGACAACCATGTTCTTCTTCTTGTTGTAAAAGGAATTGGAGTACTTATTCTTCTATACATTCTTTGAATAAGATGACACCTAAAAGAACTGAGGATTTAGTATTTGTTCATAGTAATCTTTGTCTTCTCTCGAAAAATTCCTCAAAACACAAAGATGGGGAAATTAAATTGTGGAATATTGCAGAAGATGACATTTCATTGCATGACAATGAAGCTCCTGATTGGTGAACCAGAATTAGAAGTTGAATTTTTCAATAAAGATAATGAGAGTCAAACATTATGATTTATAtaggtttttcttttgttagactttttctttttatatataaatgtttctcttgattttgttttttagacTATGAAGTATaactaataaattttcatatttttgcaatttaattttatctccgTATCTTTGTCCGCATCATGTACGTTAGGTTGAAAATGAAATCATGTAAAGAGTGAGCTACAATCTTATTGCTGTCACCCATTGCTGTGTATTGTCTATTTCTGCTTCTTTTATCAATGACTCCGCAAAAGTAGAGTGTATGTAAATGTAGATAATTTTGGTCCAAACTTAACAATACCTAAAAGTGAGAGTATGAGTCATGTTCCTTGTAATTTCGTTAGGACAAGACATATTTCTATACTTACTATGCAATTTATCAGCAGTAGCTACTTCTGCTGGTGGGTATCCCTCCCCTTTCTCTGTCATAACATGAATCAGTGTCAATTTTTATGTCTCCACATTCAATGATGCTGCTGTAGATGATCTTACATACACTGAAAACTCTAGTTTAACTTTTACTCCTAAGCATCATAGAGCTTTGCTGGCACTTTTGCAACAACCTTTACTTCACAAAATCATAGTGCTAATCAATTCTGGATTTCAAAAACTGAAAGTTCAGGTAATTCTGTTCTCGAACCAAATGGATTCTTGATTCTAGAGCAATAAGCCATGACTGTTATTTTCTATCAATCTCTTAAACAAATCGGGCCAATAAATGTTAAACAACCTACTGATGGATAAGTAATAATAACCAACATATTTTGAACTGTTCCTTCCCTTTCACTCATAATCTTATTCTCACTAATGTTGTATACATTCCTTTTGAATTTTAATCAGATCTCTTTTTCTGAATTGACTGCATCTATTTCttgcaaattaactttttcttCATTCATTCTGTCAGATTCTGGAACAACATTCTTTTGAAGATTTGTTGATTAAAAAGGAGGTAATACAGTGGTCTTGTTAAAACcaatagaataaaaacaatatataatgtattaactAGTGAGAGATGTGTTATTTAGTGAGGCGAGAAATGAGAATGATACAAATTAGGGCAGTGACCTAGGGTAGGTTAGGGTTGTTGCTTTTAATCTATGAATTGGATAATGATTGTCAtttaatataatgatatttttcttactttttataAGATATAAAGTTGAAGGAAATTACTTATATTTCATTAACAATATGTATCTACTAGAATTTAAGCTTTTTCATTACCTCTGAATCCTTAATTCTTATTCGATATCCTATGTTAACTAAGACTCTCGAATAATTAATATTTCCTTCGtttataaaacaaacaa encodes:
- the LOC114174583 gene encoding uncharacterized protein LOC114174583; protein product: MVDDVIFIKNFIVGHSMRLSMFNTFTSLKGLSIAPTKFASTIVMLKRFRSLKEGLQEMILSDEWSSYKEDNVDSAQFVKKTLLKDNWWMKVDYILIFTALIYDVLIKTDTDMATLHLIYEMWDSMIENVRKIIYQHERKTKVEHSSFFEALKSILVDHWTKGSTSLHCLAHSLNPRYYSHEWLNEDSQRRAPHQDVELTQERNKCFKRYFDDVDVRRQVDIEFANFSEGMKDFADEDSLRDRDKMDAKSWWIVHGVYAPTLQKIALKLLGQPCSSSCCKRNWSTYSSIHSLNKMTPKRTEDLVFVHSNLCLLSKNSSKHKDGEIKLWNIAEDDISLHDNEAPDW